Within Pseudomonas antarctica, the genomic segment CATTGGTCCTTATGACCACATGATCGCTGGGCACGCTCGTTCGCAAGGGTTGATTTTGGTGACCAATAATCTACGCGAATTTAACCGCGTGCCGGGTTTGCGCGTTGAGGATTGGGTGTAAGAGGAAGGCGTCGTAGAAGCGAAGGATGCCGGGGCATGGCTGTAACCATCCCCGGCGTGGAACACAACGAATCCTGAGAGGGAAAAATCATGTCCGAGCATGAATATAACACAGTCCGAGGTTTGCCTATCTGCAAGCTGCTAGACCCTAAGTACCTGTATTTGCTGCGCAAGTTTGCCGGTGATTTGGCTCCACCATGTGTGGCAGAAGCGTTGATAAAGTGCCTTGCACGCACTTAGGGGCCACAGGGAATGGATAAGCGCAAAGACAATAATCCTCACCGCACAGCAGAAGCCAAAGGCGCGCTGGATGCGGAGAACCGGCGTCCATTATCAGAATGCCCCTACAAAGCCCCTCAGTTCAGAAACTCATGGCTCAGGGGATACCAGAAGGCCCAACAACTCGACTTTTTTGAAGGGAACAACGGATGAACCTAGACCAATTTTTTCTAAAGACTGCCCCCTATGCTCTGTTGCTTGCGGGTGCGGTCTTTATGGCTTTAGTGGTTCTCGCATTTAAAGCCGAATCGGTCCTGTTTGGCTGCTGCGCGCTGTTTGTGATTGCCCCGGCGATTTTCATGGCGCGGATGGTCGGTGTTCGGCTGGCTTCCACCCAACCGCCTGAAAAGTTGAGCTTATGACCGAGACCCCTTATCGGTCCCGCGTGCCAACCGCTATGGGGCCATGGCCGCACCCGGCGCCAATGGTGCGTGCGCTCGGCGCGGGTTGGATGGACGCGGCCCAGGTGCAGCCTTGGGAGGATACCGATTCGCGCTTGCGCTACGTGGTGTACAGCCCTGCTTACCTAGGCTCGCTGCTGGTGTGCCGCTTCGACCTGTTCAGTCCGGCGCGCTGGTGGCATGAAGGTATGCAGGTCGGTGTCAGTGGCGTGACCCTTTGGCGGCTGGCCGTCAGTGCCGATCAGGACTTTATTGAGTTGGATAGCGCGCCGGTTGCTACGCCGCCGAATGCTGATGCCTTGGCGCAGCTGCTGCACTGGTGGGGCTGGTATCGTCGGCACAAGGGGCTTGATAACCCCGAGTGAGCATCGAGCGGCGCCGCGACTGTGTTACCCATAACGAACTGAATAGAAAGGAACAAACCATGAATATCCCAAATTGGGCCATAAACGTATTCATGATGGCCGTGGTTATTGCCGGAGCGGTATGGGTCGTGCCGCACTTCCAATAACGCCGCTTATGTTCAATCGGGGGGTACACCCAGCTAGGGTGTGGTCCCCTTTTTTATCACCCTTGGAAACCAACCCCCTATAGACTGGCATACCACACCCCGGCAGACTGGTTTTACGCAGTCTGACCCCCTCCCCCGAACAGGAAGCGACCGCGATGCACGTCCGTCAACAGATCGACCCCCAGTACCGCCTGCTGGAGCAACTGCCCAAGGTGGGGGCATGATTGGCGACGCGATTCAACTGGACTCCCTGGCGCACCTGATCAGCCAACACGCTATCCGTGAGGCCGTGGTAGGCCGGATCAAAGGCGATAACGCCATGTGGACGCTTTCGGTGCGCCTCGGTGGACCTACGGCGCGCTTGGTGCCGGTGCGCAGTCGCCGCGAGCCGTTGCGGATCTGGACCAGCTTAAAAGCGGTGGTCAAATTCGCGGATAAGGTCGGCTTGACCGCGTTTAACGTTGAGTTGTGAGGCATGGCCATGTCGTCAAGCGTGTGACACCTCTCCCGCAAAAGCCCCCCAAGCACAGCGCTTAACAGCTTACCCAAGCACGCCGGTTTCACCGGCGCTTGCAGCGCTGCGCCCTGCAAGAACCTGTGTTCATGTCGTCGGTGCCATTGGGGGGTTGCCTCGCTAAGTCCCCTTCACCTGCACTTGACGGTAGATCAGCCGGGGCACGTTTCAAGGGTCCGGCTACGCCCTACACCCTCCCCCGTTCAGACTCGCTGCGCTCCCTTAGCTGCGGCCTCGTTTTCCGCCCTTGCAACGCACCTTTTCCGGCCAATCAACCTACGTGCTACGGCGAAGGGCACTCAGCGAAGCAAGGTTCACAACTCAGGCGGAAACCGACATGAATCACACCACACAGCAACATCAAAATCCGGCTCAAGCATCTAGCAAAGCAAGGGTTAACGGCGAACAGCCAACCCGCAAAGACCAGATGCAACAGCAAGCCCTGGAGAACGCCGTTACCGGCCAAAGCGTGGCGAACTTTCAAGCGATCTTTGAAGGGTTTGAGGCCATGGGGATTCCTGCCGATGCGATTAAACCGCGTGTCAACGTGTTCACGTTCAACGCCTGGAAAGCCCTAGGCCGGTCGGTCAAACGAGGTGAACACGGGGTCAAAATCGTGACCGTGATCCCTTGCACCAAAAAAGACCCGGCGACCGGGGAGGACGTGCCGGTCAAAAAAATCAAAACCACAACGGTGTTTCACATCAGCCAAACTCAAGCCCTGGACGACGAGCCAACCGACAAAGCCAGCGACCCCCTCCCTACCCCATCGGCCCCGGTGATCGAGGACGCAAGCCGCCCTGCCCCTGCTGTCGAAAGCGCAGAGGCACGGCCTTTGAATGCCTACGAACTGAAACTAGAGGCCCGCCGTGAGCGTTACGAAGACCTGGCCGCGAGCGCGAGCCAGGCCAGTGACGCCACGTATCGTAAAGCCCGTGATATGGCCTCTGTGATCCCGTTCGGCCAGCCTATTTTGGTCGGCCATCACAGCGAGCGCCGCGACCGCAATTATCGGGGCAAAATTCACACCACGTTCGGCAAGTCCTTTGCGCTTCAAGACAAGGCCAACCACTACGCCCGAAAAGCCGAAACGGTCGGTGCCGGGGGAATTTCGAGCGACGACCCGGACGCCGTGACCAAACTCACCGACAAGCTGGCCGGGTTGGAACGTTCGCAAGTACGCATGAAAGCCGCTAACAAGATCATCCGCAGCCAACAGACGACCGAGGGCAAGATTCTGGCGTTGGTGGCCTTGGGTTTTTCCGAGTCGAGTGCCGCCCAGGTACTGGAAAAAGACTTTGCCGGTCGCGTGGGGTTTCCGGCCTACGCCTTGGGCAATAACAACGCCGTCATACGCAGCACTAAACAACGTATTGAGCAGTTGATGGCCAGCCAACAGCGGACGACCGTTGAGCGCAAAAGCAACGGTTACACCTATCGGGAGGACACCGAAGAAAACCGCGTGATGTTCATTTTTGACACCAAGCCTGGCCCGGAAGCACGCAAACAAATCAGCTTAATCATGCAGGCCCATGGCTTTAAATGGAGCAGTACCCGCACCGCATGGGTTCGCAAGCTGAACAGCGCTGCTGTATGGGGTGCCGAGCGAGTAGCGCAGAAGCTGGACGACCTGCCGCTGGTTTAGCTTTATAGCGTTGTGAGGTTATGGCGCTCTAACCTCACAACCTCACAACCTCACAACCTCACAACCTCACAACCTCACAACCTCACAACCTCACAACCTCACAACGTTGTAGCTTTATAAAGCTATGAAGTTAAAACTTCTTGAGGTTGTGGTTTCATGAAGCTATAGTGTTTTAAAGCTACAGCGTTATAGCTTCTTAACTTTACGAGGTTGTGAAATGAAAGCTGCAAAAGGCGTAACAGACCTGGCCGCAACATTGAGTGCCGCCGCGAGCGCGCCACTGGTGGCATCTCCGGCCGCAAAAGCGGCGAAAAAGCCAGCGGGGGAGGGCGGAACCATGCAAATGACATTGCGGCCATCACGCAGCTTGTATGCCCGCTATGTCGGCCAAGCAGCCGAACGAAGCAAAGAGGAAGGGCGCAGCGTTTCGGTTCAAGAAATCATGCTAGAGGTGCTGGAAAAAGGGGTTAAGTCATGAGCAATCTGATTTTTATCGGCGGCCAAAAAGGCGGAACCACGAAGACAACAACAGCGCATTTGATGAGTCTAGGCGCGATTCTGAGGGGGCAACCAGCGGCGTATGTGCTGACAGACCCTCATAGAGTTCTAAAGCCCGAGGGTCGTCCTTATGGCGTGATGGACGGTAGGGACGGCGCCGATTTGGCGAAAATTATTACCGCAAGCAGCAATACCAAAAACGGCTGGTTGATTGTTGACGGCGGGGGAAACCGACCTGAGCTGGACATGGCAATTGCCGAACAAGCCGATCTAACCATTTTGCCCTTTAGGGGGTCGGAGGAAGATTTAGAAACCATTTCACGCGACCTGGCCGCAATGCCGAATGCTGTAGCGCTACCGTCTGCGTGGCCTACCAACAAGCACGCCCAGGACGCAGCGCAAAGGTTTATAGACGCACTGGAACAGGTTTATCCAGGGCGTGTCATTACCACCCCCATCTATTTCGTGAACTCGGCCCTGGAGCTACTGGCTCAACGCTTAGACAGTCCATCGACGCCGGTACGTAATGCGGCTCGACGAGCGTTTTCTATTCTCTCTGAGCGTCTAGAACGCACAATGAATCAGGCAAACAAGTAGCAAAGTGTTTGCGCTCCAGCTCATCCAAACGCCGAATAGGGCAGGGAAAGAATATGAAACTGATGCTCGCAGTAGCTTTGATGGTGGTCGGTTCGGTCGCTCATGCAGCAGCCGATACAACCTCAGGTGTTGAAATGTTGATGCTCAACAAGAACCCTCAGCCGTCGATTGGCGACCGGATCGCGCTTCAAGAGGTTAGCGGTAATAAGTGCCGTTTTTATGGCAAGGTCGCTGGAGTTGTTGGAAGTCAGAGTTTGGAAATCGTCATCAATCGCAAAACGTGCGCTGATGGTGTAACGCGGGGAGCTAATTTGGTTGTGCCACTGCGGCCCGGTTCGGATTATGGCAGCGAAGCGGTCATAGGCTATCCGGCTTGAGTAGGGCGTACCGGCACACCGACAAGCCAGAAGGCTTTAAGGTGTCCGTAGGCGCTTTTGAGCGCTATGGACAAAACAGCCATCCTTTGCCATTCGGAAGCTTAGAAAACGCCTACAGCGTGACTGTAGGCGGTCATTTTTGTGCGTGTACAGTGTACAGCCAAAAAAAATGCCCCTGGCATAGCAGGGGCATGGCGAGTCTATCTCGGTGGGCAGATATCAAAATCGTCGCCGGCACACCAGGCCCGGGCGGGATTTTGATATCAGGTTTCGACCTGGCCAGCCCTACAGATCCTGTCAGGCGATATCATTTTTACCAAACAAGCCGAGTTTGACGTTTAAACGTCGAGCCGTTGCTGATCGTCAGCAATCAAAAAATCCGCCAGGGAGCCGCCATTTTCAATGGCCTGCGCGATAGGCTTTGGCTTTCTGCCGACACCCGACCAATACTTAGTTTCGCCATCTTCGGTAAATTTATATTTAGGTGCCCGCTTACTTTGAGGCTTGTTAGCAGACTTTCTTTTGCCGGTGGGAGATTCATTCCCAAGCAATTGGCCAATGTCGAACCCTTCGCTTTCAATCAGAGCCAGCAACTCTTGGCGCTTAACCTCGCGTGCCTCGCGTTCAACCTTTTCAGCGGCGTATTCTTCTTTACGTTCCTCAAGCGCTACACCTAATTTTTCGTGCGCTTCCAGCAACAGCTCATAATCATTTTCGCGGACAAACGCACGGATGCTACGCACGTTAGACAGAACGCGCATAACTTCGTCGTAGGTGTTACTAGCCATAAATAACCTCAGACTCTAATGGTTTAAACACTATTTTTTTGGCGAGAATTCAAAGCTGACATTCCCGGTGGTCTTATCCTGCAAAACAAGCATTGCGGCAAAGGTCTTTCCTGACTTTTTACTGACGAACCCTTTGATTTCAGCCGTCTTGCCCTTCTTTATCAGCGTTTCGACCTGGCTGGCCGTGATCTTCTTATCGGCAATGGTAGCCCATACTTTAAAGGTGCAACCAGTACAGGCGTATGTCTTCGCGCTGATAACAATTTCCTTGCCGCAGTTGGGGCAGGGCGACTCAAGACGGGGCAAACCACCTTCACGGGGCTTGTGTTCGCCTTTAATCTCTCCGACATCGACCTGGCTGACCTGTTCGGTCAAAAAGGCCATCAGTTTTGAAATGAACTCATCAACGCTTAACGAACCTTGTTCGATCAGCGTTTGCTGTTCAGACCAGAGCGCCGTCATGTCGGGCTGTGTGGCAATGTCCGGGAGGGCGTTGAAGAAGGCAATCCCCGTTTCCGTGGGGATGATGTTTTTCTTGTCCATGACGATAAAATTACGTGTTTTAAGCGTTTCAATGATGGCTGAACGTGTCGCAGACGTGCCAATCCCGCCGTGTTCAGCCTCGTTGTCGCGATCCTTATCTTTGAGCAACTGCTTAATCACCGGATCGCTGACAAAATCAGCAATGCGCACCAGGGCGGCAAGCAAGGTGGCTTCGGTAAATAGCTTCGGCGGGGTGGTTTTCTTCTCGGCCACGCTCGTTTCACGGCATGAACCCGAATCCCCGGCTTTAAGCTCGCTGACGGATTCAAAGGCAGTGCCTGCCTCGTCTTCATCCCCGGACTCGTCGTTTTCTTCTTCTTTGTCCTCTTTGCTCGATCCCTTGAGCAATGTCTCAAAGCCTGGATCAACCGTTGTCTTGGCTTTGTAGGTAAATACCTCGCCTGCCACGTCAACGGCGCCGGTGGCCTCAAGGTACTTTTTGTTGCGCATGAACTGCACCAGGTACTGACGCGCAATGGCCTGATAGACCTTGGCCTCAAGGTCAGACAAAGCGGAAATATCAGGTACGTTGATCGTCGGAATGATAGCCGTGTGCGCTGAAATTTTACTGTCATCGAACGCTTTGCTTTTGATACCCGGCTCGATGGCCACGTGCATGAACTCAGGCTTTTCTTTGAGCGCGGCCAGGATGTTAGGCGCGTCGGCAAACTGTTCATCAGACAGATAATTGCAATCGGAACGGTTGTAAGTGATGGCCTTGTACTTTTCGCGCAGCCCTTGCGTGATCTCTAGCGTTTGCGCGGCGGTCAGGCCAAACCGTTTGTTCATGTGCTGTTGCAGCTTGATCAAGTTGAACGGCAGGGGAGGCGTGGTCTCTTTCTCTTTAACGCTGCAATCGCGCACCGTTGCCGCCTGGCCCTTGCAGCGATCACCGACAAGACCAATAGCGACCTTATCAATTACTCGGCCCTTGTCATCCCTCGATAGGTCTTCTGAGGGCTTGAGGCGTGCCGTGAAGGTGTTGCCACCCAGCGTAAACGTGCCGTCCAGGGTGTAGAAAAATGAGGACGTATGCGCTTGATTAGCCAGCCAGCGTCGGACGATCAAGCCAAGGATAGGCGTTTGCACACGGCCCACACTCAATACGCCCTGATAGCCTTTGGCTTGAGCTGCGATGGTGTACGCACGGGACATGCTCAAGCCATACAGCAGATCCCCGGCAGTACGGGCGTAGGTCTTTTCGTAGACGCCAAAAAAGTCTTGGTTGTTTTTAAGGTTGGCTAAGGATTTTTTGACAGCGTTCGGAGTGTTATCGCTGATAAACACTCGCTTCACGGATTTTGTATAACCCGCAAACAAGATCAACTCATCGACCAGCAGTTGCCCTTCATCATCAGGGTCGCCGCCATGTACAATTTCGTCCGCTTCCTTAATCAAATTAAGCACGATTTTAGTGTGATCTGCTTTGTTGGGTATGACTTCATACTGCAATGGAAACAAATTCAACGGCAAATCTTGTTGTTTCCATTGTTTATAGCTCGGGTTGTAAGTCTCCGGCTCGATAGATTTTAGCAAGTGACCAATGCACCACGTTACTTTGTCTTCTCCGCACTCAAAGTAGCCGTTCTTTTTTGAATGCTTTCCATCTGTCAGAGCGTTGGCAATGTCCAGGGCGACAGCGGGTTTTTCAGCGATATACAGTTTCATGATTTAACCTTTATTCGATTTGTCGCCACAAATAGGGCGGGATTTTATCGAACGAGCGACCTGTTGATATTTCGACATTGCGATGGTCGGCAGCAGCTAGCACCGCTAGTGATTCCTCGGCGCTTACTGTTTTAAGCAATTGGGAAACCATGAAATCTAATGTTTCCTGCTTGCTGCAACGTCGAAACTTCAACAAGTACGCTTGTTTGTTCAATGGACTAGCCCCGGACCTTACCGAATTTGTCCATGATCTTATCAGAGTAGGCCGGGTCAGAGCCGCTACACTCGCCCAAGAACTCCTTGCGAGCGTCAAACGTCGGCCCAGGCTTGAACTTGCCGCGCTTCTTGACCTCGATGCTGAAAAATTTCTTTTCGGCAGACGAGCATTCAGAGCCACCGCTATTGCCCGTCAACTTGCCGAACATGCACAGCGTGACTGTGCAGGCGTCCGTGTCGCCCGCCTGTGCGTTGGTGGCTAACCCCGCACAGAGAGCCATAGCGAGCGCGGCTGTAGTCCTTTTTAAGCTATTCATTTTTCTACCTCGGCATACTTGTGAAGGGTGATCGCAACGTTTTCACAGTCAACACAGAGCGCTGTGGCGCGGTAGGTAAAGCTTGAGCCGGTGGTTTCATGCTTCCACGTTCTGCTAATCGGCTGCACCGGTTTTGCCTTGTGGTTAGCCTGAATCGGTGCTGTCGCGCCATGCTCTAGCAGCCATTGACGGGTGCGTTCTGCGTCCCCCAGGTTGGAAGTGTCCAGCTCGATCAGGTCCGCATGGGCCAAAGCGTAATAAAAATCCGTGTTGTATGAACGCTGGTCGCCCTGGAAGTCGGCCAGGGTCAAACTCCAGGGGCCGTTAGACTGTTCGGATTTAATTACCTCATTCGTCATGACCAGGCGGGGCAGGCTGGTATTAACAACTTCTGGTTTTTGATCAAAATCCACGGCGGCGGGTTGAGGGGGTGAAGAACAGCCCGACAATGCCAATGCGACTACAGTTGAAACACTAAACGCTATTTTTTTCATTGCTTGATCCTCAAAAATTAACAATGGCTTCTAACTCTTGTCGCTCTAATACCAGTGCTAAGTCGTCTTTTGTTGGGAATTCGCCTTTGCCGAGTTTTGATTTTACGGACTGGAAGGTAGGTGAAAGCGCTATCAATTTGTCCATAAAAAAATCGTCATTGAAGTAATAGGCCTTTTTGCAATAAATGGGGTGCTCGCCCTTAAGCAAAATAACTTCGTCTGTGTCAGGTAATAACTTTAGTTCCTGTGCGTACATGAGTGGTCTTTTTGCGTCAGCTTCTGACTCTCCGCGAGAGACTTTGGCATTGGCGGTACTTTTACTCTTTGACTTACTTTTTGGTGTAGTGTTGCCAAGCTCCCTTTCAAGAATTTCCGCGTCAACTTGTGCGCCGATAGAGTAGTTTATTTTGCAAGAGTGGTTGGCACTCAAAACCTTGTTGCCCTCAAGACCGTAAATTTCGTTTTTCTGCGACTCAGTTTGATAGATGGTCAACAATTGCAGTTTGTAGCCCGCAATGTAACCCGCCGAGTTTTTAACGTAGTTGATTTTACCAATGGACGGGAATTCATCCATCAACAACAATGTATTAATTTTCAACGTCGAATCAAAGTCAGGGTTTTCACTCAGATTTGTTTTGATCGCGCAGTTAAAGAACAGATTCAGTATTACGGGCGCAATTTCTACGTCTTTCGGTGTTACCCCCAAGTAGATTGTCATTTTTTTACGACGAACTTGTTTGAAGTCAAAGCAATTTTTGTCGGTGGCTTTGCGCACGTTTGGCAGGGTGAAAAGTCGCAGCTCTTTTTCGAACGTACCCGTTACGCTGCCTTTCACATCATCGCCCAGCAGGGAAAAGCTTTTGAGCTTGTCGTGTGCGCCTTGGACGACATGCACAATGGACTCAGGACAGAGCGTAGGAGAGGGAGCTTCTGTCAGCGCTTCTGCCAAAGCTTCAATAATTTCTTCGACGGTGACCTGATAATAAAGATCGAGCGCCGTACCAACGGAATATACGGGCTTGATGTGGAAGGTGCGCAACTGTCCTGGCTGGTAGGTGATGAAATACCATAGGGCCGACACGTACGCGACGAACAAGCTTTGCGCCGAGTTGTTGAAGTGCTTTTCGGCGCCGGTCGTGCTGCCGGTGTTGTAGAAAATTTCGGCAATGCCCAGCAGATCGGACAAACCCTCGTTGTCGCTTAAATCGATGTAGAAAAGGGGGTTCATGCCGTGCGATTTTTCGGAGAATGGGTTGAATAGAAATACCTCATTGCCCAACACCTGTTGGCGGTACTTGCTGGTGATGTTGTAGCACTCTTGTTTTAGATCCAGAAGGATCATCGAGCCTCGCCATTCCATAGCGTTTGGAATCACTACAGCGGCGCCTTTACCCGCCCGCGTACCCGCGCCAAGTGAAACAAAGTCGGGCTGCACGTAACGCAGAAGCTTTCCTTTGTACTTGCCGATAACAATACCTTTCCCGCTTTCATCACCCCAGGTCACGGACTTTGACTGGCGTATGTCGCTGTCTGTAGCGAAACGGGCGTCTCCATGTAGTGTTTGCTTTGGCTCACTGTTGAGCTTCACCAGGGCAAGCACTGGCAGTACCAGGGACACGATAAAACCAATGCCTAGGGCAACAAAGGCACTCAAGATGATTTCTGTATTGGAGGTGCTTGAAAAAATAGCCTGCCACAGCTTGCTATAATTCCATAACTTAACAATCTTGAGCGGTGGCACACCGTTTAGCCAATAGACTAAAACGCTCGCAATCAACGTGCTAAGGCCGATACAAACCAGCAGCAAAAAAAAGGATTGTTTTTTGTTAAATAATTTCATAATCATCAGCCTTTAGGGCGCGGCTAAATTTAACCAGCGCATCAACGCTGAAAATCAATGCCGCTGCCATTGCTAAGGCTTGGGACATATCGGTTACACAAGGCGTTATGTCGTTAAGCTCGGTAGGTTGACCCGCCATAAATGTAAGCGAAAAACTCCCCTGTGCCCCCTCAAGGTCAAAAGCTAAGTACTCTATGCCTTGAAAACGGTAAGGATAAAGCGTGGCGATAATTTGGCCCTTGATAGCGAGTTTAATTTGCTTGGATATTTCTTTAATCCAGCTTACTAGCTCTGCTGGATGGTCGTTGTTTCCGTTCATGTCCAAACGGCTAACGAGATTAGCAGGATGATTAATAGTGTTCATAATGTAATTCTCCTGTTCCTTCCGTGGAGCTGCTGCGAGTCAGGGTGACTTGTCGCGCTGGCTTACAGTAGCCATCAAGCCGCTTGCGGCGCGGTAGTCGCTTTAAAGGTTCATGTAGCGTTGCTGATCGACCGGTTTGAAATAAATTTCACCCATACGACGCACATCCCCCGATACGTCCACATGACAAATAATGTCGGTGCTGTTCAGGATTTTTCGTCTAAGCACTGCATAGGGCAGCATCTGGCATTCAGCGTTTTGGTAGCAGCGTTCAATAAGTCCGTCTATGGCTTCTTCGACAGACCCCGAATGCAACGAAGTCATACTGCCGCCATGGCCGGACCCGACGACTTTATAAAAGTCCCACGTTTCACCGCCACGCACCTCGGCCAGAAAAATACGGTCTGGATTCATTCGAAAGCACGACTTCAACAAACTGGCGGAGGTCACAATAGCCCCAGGCGTATTACTCGCCTCAGAGGGATAAAACAGGTGGACATAATTCTTATGCGTCCAGAACTTAATTTCCGGGGTGTCCTCGATGGTAATAATCCGAACTTTAAGCGGCACAAACGCGAGTAAAGTTTTCATGTAGGTGGTTTTGCCAGACCCAGTCGCACCGGCAAATACAATGGTTTTACCCATCCGCACCGCCAGTTCCATGAACTCGGCAATGCGCCTGTGCTTGTACAGATTGAGCAAACGCAGCTCATCCACGCTTTGTTTCTTCTCCAGGGCGACTTCGCTGTAAAACCCACCATCAATGTATTTTTGATGTGGTATCTGCCGATCCGTTGGAACCCGGATCGTGATCGAGTACGTACCCCGCTCGCAGGCTGGATAACGTACTGCCTGGACGCGCTCACCCGATTCCAGCGTAGCCGACAGCAACGGCTTGGTTTCGTCGATATGGTCATCGTTGTAGTTAGCCAGCGTCTTGCCAAACCGCTCGCACGCCGCCAGTGTGATTTTTGGGTTTTCAGCAAAACTCCATACGCCATTAATTTTTAGAAACACACCGCCAGGGCGATTTACTGCCATTTCGGTAAGGCCAGACGTACCTAAATAGTCACCAAACATTCCAGTTTTGTAAAAATCTAGAGAGCGGTTAGTCACCGCGCTAGCACTGTTAACAGCTAAAGGCATATTCACTTTTTAAGCCTCACAGCGTAGACACCAGAAAAATCAATATCTTCACCCACCAGAATTCCAATAATGTCACCCTGATTTTTGTACATGGTTGGTGGAATGTTGATTGAGTTTTCCAGAGCGGTATTAGACATTTGGGCCATGCCTTCACGAGTGTTTTGCGTGTAATCGGAGTCCTGGCTTTGATTCCCTGATCTTTTCGCGAACGCTGTAGCTACGTCCTGAACCGTACTAAGCAACAAGGCGCCTTTGAAGCGGTCCCAAAAATGTTCATCCACCCAGCCATCAATGCCGGACTCACCCAGTTGCCCGACAACTTGAGTATCAACCAGTGTGATTTTTTTAAAGTCGCGTGTACGCAACTGGGTCCAGACCACAAACATGCGCCCCTGTCCTTGCTTGAGGGTGCCGGTTCGGTACACACCAAAGGCTTTTGTGCCCTTCTCGATCAACTTAACGTGGCTGTTTGCGCTGTAAACGTCCTCGGAAATGGTGCAGGAAATCCGCCCTGCCACGTCAGAGACAAACCGAGTTTGTAGCGTGCAGGGGATATAGGTGTTCTCCTCGATGTAGAGGTTAGGGTCCATGGCAATAGATTCGACCTTCATGCCTGTCACGGCATTAGCCCCTGTGCCTGCTTGAGCGCCACTGCTAGGGCTAACGGCTTCGCTTCCCGGCTCTGATGCGCCGCTTGATTGGCTGCCCGTAGACGCGCTTGTAGAGCCGCTGCCATCTTGCACGGGAATAGAGAGATACTTTTTGAACCCCAGTTCCGCCACAAGCGGCTTTGGGGAGCTGTCAGAAGCAGGATTGCCGGTGTCGCCAGTAGCAGGTGCTACGGACTCTTTCTCAAAAAACTGAGTGTTCTGGCCCAGGTCTACACGACGCTTTGAGGACGTCACACCGCTTTCAGGTGCTTTGCTGACGGGGGTATCGTCACCGGCCACGTCTTGGTACATCCCGTACAACTTAATTCCCACATACCCCAAAACCACTAGCACCACTAACGCGCCGAGGATTTTATAAATCAACGGCGACCGTCTTTTGTGATCATGCTTATTGATTTCAGGTTCCGGTGAGCCCTGGACAACACTTGCGGGTTGTTCCACCTCACTGTTGTCATCAATTTGGTTTGTCATTTTTCACCTCGACCCGCTCAACCTGTGTAGAGCTTGTGTTCTTGTAAGGAGTAACAACCTTTCCAAAGGATTGGTTGACGACACCAATTACTT encodes:
- a CDS encoding cag pathogenicity island Cag12 family protein is translated as MKKIAFSVSTVVALALSGCSSPPQPAAVDFDQKPEVVNTSLPRLVMTNEVIKSEQSNGPWSLTLADFQGDQRSYNTDFYYALAHADLIELDTSNLGDAERTRQWLLEHGATAPIQANHKAKPVQPISRTWKHETTGSSFTYRATALCVDCENVAITLHKYAEVEK
- a CDS encoding ribosome modulation factor; translated protein: MDKRKDNNPHRTAEAKGALDAENRRPLSECPYKAPQFRNSWLRGYQKAQQLDFFEGNNG
- a CDS encoding DUF3560 domain-containing protein; protein product: MQRTFSGQSTYVLRRRALSEARFTTQAETDMNHTTQQHQNPAQASSKARVNGEQPTRKDQMQQQALENAVTGQSVANFQAIFEGFEAMGIPADAIKPRVNVFTFNAWKALGRSVKRGEHGVKIVTVIPCTKKDPATGEDVPVKKIKTTTVFHISQTQALDDEPTDKASDPLPTPSAPVIEDASRPAPAVESAEARPLNAYELKLEARRERYEDLAASASQASDATYRKARDMASVIPFGQPILVGHHSERRDRNYRGKIHTTFGKSFALQDKANHYARKAETVGAGGISSDDPDAVTKLTDKLAGLERSQVRMKAANKIIRSQQTTEGKILALVALGFSESSAAQVLEKDFAGRVGFPAYALGNNNAVIRSTKQRIEQLMASQQRTTVERKSNGYTYREDTEENRVMFIFDTKPGPEARKQISLIMQAHGFKWSSTRTAWVRKLNSAAVWGAERVAQKLDDLPLV
- a CDS encoding TrbM/KikA/MpfK family conjugal transfer protein, which translates into the protein MNSLKRTTAALAMALCAGLATNAQAGDTDACTVTLCMFGKLTGNSGGSECSSAEKKFFSIEVKKRGKFKPGPTFDARKEFLGECSGSDPAYSDKIMDKFGKVRG
- a CDS encoding type IA DNA topoisomerase, translating into MKLYIAEKPAVALDIANALTDGKHSKKNGYFECGEDKVTWCIGHLLKSIEPETYNPSYKQWKQQDLPLNLFPLQYEVIPNKADHTKIVLNLIKEADEIVHGGDPDDEGQLLVDELILFAGYTKSVKRVFISDNTPNAVKKSLANLKNNQDFFGVYEKTYARTAGDLLYGLSMSRAYTIAAQAKGYQGVLSVGRVQTPILGLIVRRWLANQAHTSSFFYTLDGTFTLGGNTFTARLKPSEDLSRDDKGRVIDKVAIGLVGDRCKGQAATVRDCSVKEKETTPPLPFNLIKLQQHMNKRFGLTAAQTLEITQGLREKYKAITYNRSDCNYLSDEQFADAPNILAALKEKPEFMHVAIEPGIKSKAFDDSKISAHTAIIPTINVPDISALSDLEAKVYQAIARQYLVQFMRNKKYLEATGAVDVAGEVFTYKAKTTVDPGFETLLKGSSKEDKEEENDESGDEDEAGTAFESVSELKAGDSGSCRETSVAEKKTTPPKLFTEATLLAALVRIADFVSDPVIKQLLKDKDRDNEAEHGGIGTSATRSAIIETLKTRNFIVMDKKNIIPTETGIAFFNALPDIATQPDMTALWSEQQTLIEQGSLSVDEFISKLMAFLTEQVSQVDVGEIKGEHKPREGGLPRLESPCPNCGKEIVISAKTYACTGCTFKVWATIADKKITASQVETLIKKGKTAEIKGFVSKKSGKTFAAMLVLQDKTTGNVSFEFSPKK
- a CDS encoding Hha/YmoA family nucleoid-associated regulatory protein — translated: MVSQLLKTVSAEESLAVLAAADHRNVEISTGRSFDKIPPYLWRQIE
- a CDS encoding H-NS family nucleoid-associated regulatory protein; the protein is MASNTYDEVMRVLSNVRSIRAFVRENDYELLLEAHEKLGVALEERKEEYAAEKVEREAREVKRQELLALIESEGFDIGQLLGNESPTGKRKSANKPQSKRAPKYKFTEDGETKYWSGVGRKPKPIAQAIENGGSLADFLIADDQQRLDV